A portion of the Flavobacteriales bacterium genome contains these proteins:
- a CDS encoding caspase family protein encodes MMNDRVALIIGNDNYSNVSKLRGCENDCNAIKKLLRKNDDGSHNFTLDKHINVTNQSMKRLLAEHLNKEYAHLVFYFSGHGYIDNEGGYICGVDTSRDDYGVSMEWLSILINESDIREVTVILDCCHAGQMFNIESGKGNFATLRQGVSFLAATKKEDLAEEFLGRGIFTSIIEEGLKGAAKDIFGYVSIAGLYGCADKMLSPIQQRPVYKSFIDRITPIRKCTPIIGRDLVEELNTIFPKENHRIRINRDILDRKKTEFDIDFETFMKLQSFENASMLEGDTSKSLLETALYSRGFCQLNTYGRYIWRLVKKREIY; translated from the coding sequence ATGATGAATGATAGAGTAGCTTTAATTATAGGTAACGATAATTACTCTAATGTAAGTAAGCTTAGAGGATGTGAAAACGATTGTAATGCAATAAAAAAATTACTGAGGAAGAATGATGACGGGAGTCATAATTTTACTCTAGATAAACATATCAATGTTACCAACCAAAGTATGAAAAGGCTCTTAGCTGAACATTTAAATAAAGAATATGCACACCTTGTATTTTATTTTTCAGGACATGGATACATTGATAATGAAGGAGGGTATATATGTGGAGTAGATACATCGAGAGATGATTATGGTGTATCAATGGAGTGGTTAAGTATACTGATAAATGAATCTGATATTAGAGAGGTCACGGTAATCTTAGATTGTTGTCATGCAGGTCAGATGTTTAATATAGAATCAGGAAAAGGAAATTTTGCAACATTAAGACAAGGTGTATCATTTTTAGCAGCAACAAAAAAGGAAGATTTAGCCGAAGAATTTCTAGGTCGAGGAATATTTACATCAATTATTGAAGAAGGTTTAAAGGGAGCTGCAAAGGATATTTTTGGTTATGTATCTATTGCAGGATTATACGGATGCGCTGATAAAATGCTATCTCCAATACAGCAACGACCAGTATACAAATCCTTTATTGATAGAATTACTCCAATCCGAAAATGTACACCTATTATAGGAAGAGACTTAGTAGAAGAATTAAATACCATCTTTCCTAAGGAAAACCATAGAATACGAATTAACCGAGACATTCTAGATAGAAAGAAGACTGAATTTGATATAGATTTTGAAACTTTTATGAAGTTACAATCTTTTGAAAATGCTAGTATGTTAGAAGGTGATACAAGTAAATCATTACTTGAAACGGCTTTATATTCTAGAGGGTTTTGTCAATTAAATACCTATGGTAGATATATTTGGAGACTAGTAAAAAAAAGAGAAATATATTAA
- a CDS encoding recombinase family protein, which translates to MKKERIAVAYIRVSTNRQREEGTSLASQKERIESYCANNNILLKEIFSDQESAKDFNRNGYQKALKYIKENKPEINLLIATNIDRFSRHVAKGLTEIEQLEKIGVEVNFTEEWNDSINSPSSKLMTNFKMGFAEYERNKIGERTKLGIETALRQGRYTYTPPKGYSKQKLVSDNPYANGKIGLVPNEDAKLIKQLFIDFSTGEYLQKEIIAKYKSKGLKLSKSTLSKLLSNILYIGKLDLSNYDVSENDIIDAVHQPIVPTDVFYKVQDIKNGRNNKVKTTRPKNEKFPLSGFVYCTKCDSPFYGSTSSNGKKKNKKYYDYYSCKNNCLHQSYRAEYVHDRFKDLLRLIRPSKGVIELYKEVLKTEYENALDQAKKSKKEVKKEIKKLEEKLTKLTDKYIDDDITKDAYDLSSSKITRELQEFKSSLKNLDSNTDGLTSLIDFGLSFLGNLYKSYDSAPRAIKEKLLGSYFKEHLYFGNGKFRTPKFNDFILLICGKNKELHTEIKKTETDFGINSRLVPWAGIEPALPKELDFESL; encoded by the coding sequence ATGAAGAAGGAAAGAATAGCAGTAGCATACATAAGGGTTAGTACAAATAGACAGAGAGAAGAAGGTACTTCACTAGCATCACAAAAGGAAAGAATAGAATCCTATTGTGCTAATAATAACATTCTATTAAAAGAAATATTTTCTGATCAAGAATCAGCTAAAGATTTTAATAGAAATGGATATCAAAAAGCTCTCAAATACATTAAAGAAAATAAGCCTGAAATAAATTTATTAATCGCTACAAATATTGACCGATTCAGTAGGCATGTAGCAAAAGGGTTAACAGAAATTGAACAGCTTGAGAAGATTGGAGTAGAAGTAAATTTCACAGAAGAGTGGAATGATTCTATCAATTCCCCAAGCAGTAAATTAATGACTAATTTTAAAATGGGCTTCGCTGAATATGAAAGAAACAAGATTGGAGAAAGAACAAAATTAGGTATAGAGACTGCTTTAAGACAAGGACGTTATACTTATACACCACCAAAAGGTTATTCTAAACAAAAATTAGTTAGTGATAATCCGTATGCAAACGGGAAAATAGGTTTAGTTCCTAATGAGGATGCCAAACTAATCAAACAATTATTTATTGATTTCTCAACTGGAGAATACCTGCAAAAAGAAATTATTGCAAAATACAAATCCAAGGGATTGAAACTATCAAAATCAACCTTAAGTAAACTTTTGTCAAATATTCTTTATATAGGAAAATTAGATTTAAGTAATTATGATGTTTCTGAAAATGATATTATTGATGCAGTACATCAACCAATAGTTCCTACAGATGTTTTTTATAAAGTTCAAGATATAAAAAATGGTAGAAATAATAAGGTTAAAACGACAAGACCAAAAAACGAGAAATTTCCTTTAAGTGGATTTGTTTATTGCACAAAGTGTGATAGTCCATTTTATGGCTCTACTAGCTCAAATGGAAAGAAAAAGAACAAAAAGTATTATGATTATTATTCGTGTAAAAATAATTGCTTACACCAAAGTTATAGAGCCGAATATGTTCATGATAGATTCAAAGACTTATTAAGGTTGATTAGACCCTCTAAGGGCGTTATAGAGCTTTACAAAGAAGTTCTAAAGACCGAGTATGAAAATGCTCTTGATCAGGCTAAAAAGTCGAAAAAAGAAGTCAAAAAGGAAATCAAGAAATTAGAAGAAAAACTTACTAAATTAACAGATAAGTACATTGATGACGACATCACTAAAGATGCATATGATTTATCATCAAGCAAAATAACTAGAGAATTACAAGAGTTTAAATCAAGTTTAAAGAACCTTGACTCTAATACTGATGGTTTAACTTCATTAATTGATTTTGGATTATCTTTTCTAGGAAACCTCTATAAATCATATGATTCTGCACCAAGAGCTATTAAAGAAAAGCTATTGGGTTCGTACTTTAAAGAACATTTATATTTTGGAAATGGAAAATTCCGAACCCCAAAGTTTAATGATTTCATTTTACTTATATGTGGGAAAAACAAGGAGTTACATACGGAAATAAAAAAAACGGAAACTGATTTTGGAATCAATTCCCGTTTAGTACCTTGGGCGGGAATCGAACCCGCACTCCCGAAAGAACTGGATTTTGAATCCCTTTGA
- a CDS encoding response regulator transcription factor: MKDSKTKIFIAEDYPLFIEALMSKLKIYSDEFECIGYALNGEDAIKKMENKTIDILILDIGMPKMNGLEVLKYISINFPEIKVLVLTMYDDLKHIREMLSAGAKGYILKNTIGKNVIEALRNLRDGRDYLQEEVAQVGARSLMKNHDEKYVDIEYIKKSLRNDEVKLLQLLTLEFTAKELADRMCVSSKTIETYKKNLAKKLNVKGGLGLVRFAVENGFTMDKD, encoded by the coding sequence ATGAAAGATAGTAAGACAAAAATTTTTATAGCAGAAGATTATCCATTGTTTATTGAAGCATTAATGTCTAAATTAAAAATATACTCAGATGAATTTGAATGTATTGGCTATGCTTTGAATGGTGAAGATGCTATTAAAAAAATGGAAAACAAAACAATTGACATTCTTATTCTTGATATTGGAATGCCAAAAATGAATGGTTTAGAAGTGCTAAAATATATATCAATTAATTTCCCTGAAATAAAGGTACTAGTACTTACAATGTATGATGATTTAAAACATATTCGAGAGATGCTTAGTGCTGGAGCTAAAGGGTATATACTTAAAAATACAATTGGTAAAAATGTGATTGAGGCTCTTCGAAATTTGAGAGATGGAAGAGACTATTTACAGGAAGAAGTTGCTCAAGTTGGAGCAAGAAGTCTAATGAAAAATCATGATGAAAAATATGTTGATATAGAGTATATTAAAAAATCACTGCGAAATGATGAAGTAAAATTATTACAATTACTAACGTTAGAATTCACAGCCAAAGAATTGGCAGATAGAATGTGTGTATCATCAAAGACAATTGAAACTTATAAAAAGAATCTAGCAAAAAAACTAAATGTTAAAGGTGGTTTAGGCTTAGTTCGTTTTGCAGTGGAAAATGGATTTACTATGGATAAAGATTAA
- a CDS encoding nucleotidyltransferase: MINNYSNFLNAQELNERLKQLTEVLDLTTTQYKDAVAKYEAIAKYLKNDDTIALLEPDMYPQGSFSLGTVIKPLSDKEEYDIDLVCELKKGNALLHSQYYYKELIGDRLKSGIYKDKLKDKNGGKRCWTIEYAEATQLHLDILPAIPDSYSRLIFESVNNYGDTAISITDKEHHGFYRVNDDWVKSNPRGYQKWFKDQMLLMLNESKKLFAKSMNANIDDVPDYEVKTPLQRAVQLLKRHRDTTCDDNDDKPISIIITTLSAKAYGNEDNLLDALINILNGMENHIKYENKQGKTIAVIENPVDSRENFADKWEKFPIRQKVFFEWLRNAKKYFKELVSANDDIQWINEHLSKGFGKDIVSRSLVSIGNNTREKREGGKLKMALGSGIINSTVSAENTKEIKNHNFYGNERQ, from the coding sequence ATGATAAACAATTACTCAAATTTTTTAAATGCTCAAGAATTAAATGAAAGACTTAAGCAACTTACAGAAGTATTAGATTTAACAACTACGCAGTATAAAGATGCTGTTGCAAAATATGAAGCAATTGCAAAGTATCTTAAAAACGATGATACGATAGCTTTATTAGAGCCAGATATGTATCCACAAGGATCATTTAGTTTAGGTACGGTAATTAAACCATTGTCAGATAAAGAAGAATATGATATTGATTTGGTTTGTGAACTGAAAAAAGGAAATGCTCTATTGCATTCTCAATACTATTATAAAGAGTTAATAGGTGATCGACTTAAGTCTGGCATATATAAAGATAAACTTAAAGATAAAAATGGAGGGAAAAGATGTTGGACTATTGAATATGCTGAAGCTACTCAACTACATCTAGATATTTTACCTGCAATTCCTGATAGTTACAGTAGATTGATATTCGAAAGTGTTAATAATTATGGAGATACCGCCATTAGTATTACAGATAAAGAGCATCATGGTTTTTATAGAGTTAATGATGATTGGGTAAAATCTAATCCACGAGGATATCAAAAATGGTTCAAAGATCAGATGTTGCTAATGCTTAATGAAAGTAAAAAACTTTTCGCTAAGAGTATGAATGCAAATATAGATGATGTTCCTGATTATGAAGTGAAGACACCTCTACAAAGAGCTGTACAGCTTTTAAAGCGGCATAGAGATACAACTTGTGATGATAATGATGATAAGCCTATTTCCATAATCATTACAACGCTTTCAGCAAAAGCATATGGAAATGAAGACAACCTATTAGATGCATTAATAAATATATTAAATGGCATGGAAAACCATATAAAATATGAAAATAAACAAGGTAAAACTATTGCTGTAATTGAGAACCCAGTTGATTCTAGAGAGAATTTTGCTGATAAATGGGAGAAATTTCCAATTAGACAAAAAGTGTTTTTTGAATGGCTACGTAATGCAAAAAAATACTTTAAAGAATTAGTTAGTGCAAACGATGATATTCAATGGATAAATGAGCATTTAAGCAAAGGATTTGGTAAAGATATTGTTAGTCGATCTTTGGTTTCTATTGGAAATAATACAAGAGAAAAACGAGAGGGTGGAAAGTTGAAAATGGCTTTAGGATCTGGTATAATTAATTCTACAGTATCTGCTGAAAATACAAAGGAGATTAAAAATCATAACTTTTATGGTAATGAGAGACAATAG
- a CDS encoding SAVED domain-containing protein: MKEIPNGLILIFHEGFAKIDEQKCLDALPNEWVRIPQEKIRLKYSEIIDLGEGYDLNFSQLAFDHRNQYREKIKPILNQYSSYQIVYFGLAHIPLAIDFGSLFDEDRSIEVYNYNRHKGIWFQNLESEENIEDNKINCSNIPSIDQKGIRTALIRLSVSYEIDTADTNDILPNSTEVDIRLEKTGLHAIESIKKMEEIGELIEDIFTKLSENKSDLNEINLFAAVPCGLAFLIGTKISKNNHLHIQTYQFDKNKKPRHKKALLIKKKIEHVQILTSKERTNSTRLRELAHDTLRGDIIRFSNKNKRDSNGRNWPNDVIYYENGLMKSSFWSELPAISKTGIEEDVCKKDVKNVNGGFQRLNREWHIGDYFLTALLKRLKKNTVVEEVDIKIKQAFRQLFFSGILHAKKHNMGDGKHEGIERFSKVLEVADYQADVYSILNEYGFQNMDNSGIENKKDFFTKSIKILIETIWSTDDKGFELNQIAIRRFNRLLIWQWQLILIIASNGCTEEILKILESVPIIELTGLKVREENGDFYYEFKKTSTDQLELAVFYNNEVIRKGSAGNFSLDNLIDGFVKMHTERIQEELVRFIPYSS; the protein is encoded by the coding sequence ATGAAAGAAATACCAAATGGACTAATATTAATTTTTCATGAGGGTTTTGCTAAAATTGATGAACAGAAATGTTTAGATGCTTTACCTAATGAATGGGTAAGGATTCCACAAGAAAAAATTCGATTAAAATATTCAGAAATAATTGATTTAGGAGAAGGTTATGATTTAAACTTTTCTCAATTAGCATTTGATCATAGAAATCAATATAGAGAAAAAATTAAACCAATTTTGAATCAATATAGCTCATATCAAATTGTATATTTTGGTCTAGCACATATTCCATTAGCTATTGATTTTGGAAGCTTGTTTGATGAAGACAGATCCATAGAAGTTTATAACTACAATAGACATAAAGGAATATGGTTTCAAAATTTAGAAAGTGAGGAAAATATTGAAGACAATAAAATAAATTGCTCTAATATTCCTAGCATAGATCAAAAAGGAATAAGGACAGCTTTGATAAGACTAAGTGTTTCTTATGAAATTGATACAGCAGATACAAACGATATTTTACCCAATTCTACTGAAGTTGATATACGATTAGAAAAAACAGGTCTACACGCTATTGAATCCATCAAAAAGATGGAGGAAATAGGAGAATTAATAGAAGATATATTCACAAAACTATCTGAGAATAAAAGTGATTTAAATGAAATTAATTTATTCGCCGCTGTGCCATGTGGTTTAGCTTTTTTGATTGGTACTAAAATTTCAAAGAATAATCATCTTCATATTCAAACATATCAATTCGATAAAAATAAAAAGCCTCGTCATAAAAAAGCTCTTTTAATAAAAAAGAAAATTGAACATGTGCAAATCTTGACAAGTAAAGAAAGAACAAATTCAACTAGGCTTAGAGAACTTGCTCATGATACTTTAAGAGGAGATATCATTAGATTTTCAAATAAAAATAAAAGAGATTCAAATGGAAGAAATTGGCCAAATGATGTTATTTATTATGAAAATGGACTTATGAAGTCTAGTTTTTGGAGTGAACTTCCTGCTATTAGTAAAACAGGTATAGAAGAAGATGTATGTAAAAAGGATGTAAAGAATGTAAATGGGGGATTCCAACGATTGAATCGGGAGTGGCATATAGGAGATTATTTTCTAACGGCTCTATTAAAAAGGTTAAAAAAGAATACAGTTGTAGAAGAAGTGGATATAAAAATTAAACAAGCCTTTAGACAACTTTTCTTTAGTGGAATACTGCATGCAAAAAAACATAATATGGGAGATGGTAAGCATGAAGGTATTGAGCGATTTTCAAAAGTGTTGGAAGTCGCCGATTATCAAGCTGATGTATATTCTATTTTAAATGAATATGGTTTTCAAAATATGGATAATTCTGGGATTGAAAATAAAAAGGATTTTTTTACAAAATCCATAAAGATACTAATTGAGACTATTTGGAGTACTGATGATAAGGGGTTTGAGCTTAATCAAATAGCGATAAGAAGATTTAATAGACTTCTTATTTGGCAATGGCAACTAATATTAATAATTGCATCAAATGGATGTACTGAAGAAATACTCAAAATCTTAGAGTCAGTACCTATTATAGAATTAACAGGTTTAAAAGTACGGGAAGAAAATGGAGATTTTTATTATGAGTTTAAAAAAACATCTACTGATCAACTTGAACTTGCTGTGTTTTATAACAATGAAGTTATTCGTAAAGGAAGTGCAGGAAACTTTAGTTTAGATAATCTTATTGACGGATTTGTGAAAATGCATACAGAAAGAATTCAAGAAGAATTAGTACGTTTTATTCCTTATTCGAGTTAA
- a CDS encoding SAVED domain-containing protein — protein MRARRKAISSITKLHLWTKSAGRCQFKGCNDNLLKDELTYAELNKSNIAHIIDVNKKTHRYTDNYTEEQKNELWNLMLLCPTHHRLIDNEEEKKYTVEILQRYKREHENRILNLTSIKGNVKTEVICFMSKVGRFLPKISLEEIKEELSKKDLYLLSEPIEIGMKNSTLEDNEEIHWIVEEKNLIKDFEQKVLKKLTSSERNHFSLFAFAPQPLLIKFGTLIPDIYTVDVYQKHREPDTWGWQNNKGDFSQYTIKEPINKGGIPVLNISLSADISNDRITTLFKENVSIWTLTIDSPSNNFLIHPDILLEFRLKIRFILNKIKLEHGHDSTLKVFPCMPNSACVEFGRVWMPKADLTLEIYDERNGFKKAITINRE, from the coding sequence ATGAGGGCAAGAAGAAAAGCAATATCAAGTATAACCAAATTACATTTATGGACAAAGTCGGCGGGAAGATGTCAATTTAAGGGATGCAACGATAATTTATTAAAAGATGAATTAACCTATGCTGAATTAAATAAATCTAATATTGCACATATTATAGATGTCAACAAAAAAACACATAGGTATACTGATAACTATACAGAAGAGCAGAAAAATGAGTTATGGAATTTAATGTTATTATGTCCTACTCACCATCGTTTAATAGATAATGAAGAGGAAAAAAAATATACCGTAGAAATTCTTCAACGATATAAACGGGAGCATGAAAATAGAATACTTAATTTAACTTCGATAAAAGGAAATGTAAAAACCGAAGTAATTTGTTTCATGTCTAAGGTAGGGAGATTTTTACCAAAAATTTCCTTAGAAGAAATTAAAGAAGAATTATCAAAAAAGGATTTATATCTTCTTTCAGAACCTATTGAGATAGGAATGAAGAATTCAACATTAGAAGATAATGAAGAAATTCATTGGATTGTAGAGGAAAAGAATCTTATTAAAGATTTTGAGCAAAAAGTACTTAAAAAACTCACGTCTTCAGAGAGAAATCATTTTTCACTTTTTGCTTTTGCACCTCAACCTTTACTTATAAAATTTGGAACGTTAATACCAGATATATATACAGTTGATGTATACCAGAAACATCGTGAACCAGATACATGGGGATGGCAGAATAACAAAGGTGATTTTTCTCAATATACAATTAAAGAGCCTATCAATAAAGGAGGAATTCCTGTATTAAATATATCCTTAAGTGCTGATATAAGCAACGACAGAATAACAACCTTATTTAAAGAAAACGTATCTATTTGGACACTTACAATCGATAGTCCTAGTAATAATTTTTTAATACATCCAGATATCCTATTGGAGTTTAGATTAAAGATAAGGTTTATTCTTAATAAAATAAAACTTGAACATGGACACGATTCTACGTTAAAGGTTTTTCCATGTATGCCTAATTCTGCATGTGTAGAATTTGGTAGAGTTTGGATGCCAAAGGCTGATTTAACATTGGAAATTTATGATGAACGAAATGGCTTTAAGAAAGCAATAACTATAAACAGAGAATAG
- a CDS encoding tetratricopeptide repeat protein encodes MISTVYPLAAQKKVSKLSNLTIKEKATRASEKAWSLRNVNPDSSLYFATEALNYARDCSDQKIEAYSLSDIGNYYKRKEEYSKALHHYIKSLEIRKKINNKQLVGGAYNQIGLLYHQQEKYDSAIFNFENGIHYLDTSKNSNNERLKLLSGYSMSLYRSGNYKKALAYIDTAFALSEKIQDSLLTAIILQNKGNIHQDLGQNALALNLYNKAQFYYEQIDDVNGLIDLQINMASLYILEGNYSKAEKMLKDASNKSSEVGLDNNLSTIYFDLAELYSDTDKRKAIIYYKKAYDNAYTFGKSILGIESGIELAHSMLKLNQLEAVFELIQKLEIDLNNESNLSLLIDFHQLKSSYYHQLGDYKKAYKFNKISLSTKDSLYESINNVRELSALLEVSRQEKKAALEKYKRKEAENNSYMLEDKMDQMLIRGLIALVIILILGIWLLIKNYRNKTKASQIELEKIQQEQLFKNQISQMTYEADMKFFEDRLKIDDEIRKSIGKDLHDQLASKLAVIQINLDSLTEQEKNEEKQSEMNKLIDLVEESCGDVRTIAHNLIGHDRLRESLADSIEKHCQFINNSGKIHIDFHRIGEPYDVNLEVKKNLLSTIILLIDNIVRHAKAKDVSIELFYHDDSINIALNDDGVGFDMEKDSSNKGVGLINAQERIKQINGEIEIYSRIKHGTTVSISIPIYNER; translated from the coding sequence AAGGCATGGAGTTTAAGAAATGTAAATCCAGACTCATCATTATATTTTGCTACAGAAGCTCTTAATTATGCGAGGGATTGCTCTGATCAAAAAATTGAAGCATATAGTCTTTCAGATATTGGTAATTATTATAAAAGAAAGGAGGAATACTCTAAGGCATTACATCATTATATCAAGAGCTTAGAAATTCGTAAAAAGATAAATAACAAACAACTTGTAGGAGGTGCTTATAATCAAATAGGATTATTATATCATCAGCAAGAGAAATATGATTCTGCTATTTTTAATTTTGAAAATGGCATACATTATTTAGATACAAGTAAAAACTCAAATAATGAACGTTTAAAGTTATTGAGTGGATACTCAATGTCTTTATATCGAAGTGGAAATTATAAAAAAGCCTTAGCATACATTGATACAGCATTTGCTTTATCAGAGAAAATTCAAGATTCATTACTCACAGCTATAATATTACAAAATAAAGGAAATATTCATCAAGACTTAGGGCAAAATGCTCTAGCATTGAATCTATATAATAAAGCTCAATTTTATTATGAACAAATAGATGATGTGAATGGGTTAATAGATCTTCAGATTAATATGGCTTCATTATATATTTTGGAGGGAAATTATAGTAAAGCTGAAAAGATGTTAAAGGATGCGAGTAATAAAAGTTCTGAAGTTGGGTTAGATAACAATTTATCAACTATATATTTTGACTTAGCAGAGCTTTATTCAGATACAGATAAAAGAAAAGCTATAATATATTATAAAAAGGCTTATGATAATGCTTATACTTTTGGTAAATCAATTCTTGGAATAGAAAGCGGGATTGAATTAGCTCATTCTATGCTTAAATTAAATCAATTGGAAGCTGTGTTTGAGTTAATACAAAAATTAGAAATAGACCTTAATAATGAGAGTAATTTAAGCTTATTGATAGATTTTCATCAATTAAAATCAAGTTATTATCATCAATTAGGAGATTATAAAAAGGCTTATAAATTCAATAAAATTTCATTGTCAACAAAAGATAGTTTATATGAAAGTATTAATAATGTCAGGGAGTTATCAGCACTTTTAGAAGTATCAAGACAAGAAAAAAAAGCTGCTTTAGAAAAATATAAACGTAAAGAGGCTGAAAATAATAGTTATATGCTTGAAGATAAAATGGATCAAATGTTAATTAGAGGTCTTATAGCTCTTGTAATTATATTAATTCTGGGGATTTGGCTATTAATAAAGAATTATAGGAATAAGACCAAAGCAAGTCAAATTGAACTTGAGAAAATACAACAAGAGCAATTGTTTAAAAATCAGATAAGTCAAATGACCTATGAAGCGGATATGAAGTTTTTTGAGGATAGGTTAAAGATAGATGATGAAATTAGGAAAAGTATAGGAAAAGATCTTCATGATCAACTTGCTAGTAAACTAGCTGTTATTCAAATTAATCTTGATTCTTTGACAGAACAGGAAAAAAATGAAGAGAAACAAAGTGAAATGAATAAGCTTATAGACTTGGTTGAAGAATCATGTGGTGATGTTAGAACCATTGCACACAATTTAATAGGACATGACCGATTGAGAGAAAGTTTAGCAGATTCTATTGAAAAACATTGTCAATTTATTAATAATAGCGGAAAGATACATATTGATTTTCATAGAATTGGAGAGCCTTACGATGTTAATCTAGAGGTGAAAAAGAATTTATTATCAACTATAATTTTACTCATAGATAACATAGTGAGACATGCTAAGGCTAAAGATGTTAGTATAGAATTATTTTATCACGATGATAGTATAAATATTGCCTTGAATGATGATGGAGTTGGATTTGATATGGAAAAAGATAGCTCTAACAAAGGTGTTGGTTTAATAAACGCACAAGAACGAATAAAACAAATTAACGGAGAAATCGAAATATATTCTCGAATTAAACATGGGACAACAGTTTCTATTTCAATACCTATATACAATGAAAGATAG
- a CDS encoding HNH endonuclease, whose translation MSKEDQNINSFFEKYHLIGSSNSLNSIKPKVRMCRFCKKDENNTEFKKTAHACPELLGRNNYIIYDECDRCNEIASRYESHLSKFFLPYLSLFSVKGKKRVPKFQSRTTDRDEETRTKLNLDSKGKVFIQLGNKSHDDYKINKDEKSVTFNFRNPPLKPLYVYKALVKIALSFLPVEKLEKYDLLFDWLMGKTDEAVYFSSLFTVAMINKRWEKPNVLLYETKNNFENNHFYPELTLIVGFGNLNIQIFLPLSKSFDFEKSRGMSPTLELYPLFIHDIPTDKPSQGYKTTIKVMDLSSNESMTFDEYLSFNYEKGDFNV comes from the coding sequence ATGAGCAAAGAAGACCAAAATATAAATTCATTTTTTGAAAAATATCACTTAATAGGAAGTTCAAATTCTCTAAATTCTATTAAACCTAAAGTTAGGATGTGTAGATTTTGTAAAAAGGATGAGAATAATACGGAGTTCAAAAAAACTGCTCATGCATGTCCAGAGCTTTTAGGCAGAAATAATTACATTATTTATGATGAGTGTGATAGGTGCAACGAAATAGCAAGTAGATATGAAAGCCATTTGTCTAAGTTTTTCTTGCCATATTTGTCATTATTTAGTGTCAAAGGAAAAAAAAGAGTACCTAAGTTTCAGTCTAGGACAACTGATAGAGATGAAGAAACTAGAACCAAATTAAATCTAGATAGTAAAGGAAAAGTATTTATTCAATTAGGAAATAAATCGCATGATGATTATAAAATTAATAAAGATGAAAAGTCTGTTACTTTTAATTTTAGAAATCCTCCCTTAAAACCATTATATGTGTACAAGGCTCTAGTTAAAATTGCTTTATCATTTTTGCCTGTCGAAAAGTTGGAAAAATATGATTTACTTTTTGACTGGCTAATGGGAAAAACAGATGAAGCGGTATATTTTTCTTCATTATTTACAGTAGCTATGATAAATAAGCGTTGGGAAAAGCCAAATGTATTGCTTTATGAAACAAAAAATAACTTTGAAAACAATCATTTCTACCCTGAATTAACTCTAATTGTAGGTTTTGGAAATTTAAATATTCAAATATTTCTACCACTTTCGAAATCATTTGATTTTGAAAAATCCAGGGGTATGTCACCAACATTAGAACTTTATCCTTTGTTTATTCATGATATTCCAACTGATAAACCTTCACAAGGGTATAAAACGACAATAAAGGTTATGGATCTTTCCTCTAATGAGAGTATGACATTTGATGAATATTTATCCTTTAATTATGAAAAAGGTGATTTCAATGTTTAG